Genomic DNA from Pseudofrancisella aestuarii:
AATGATGGTAGTAAAGATAAGTGTAAATGTCATCATAATAATAAAGATTCAAACTAAAATTCTTCTAAATGCTTAAAACTTTAGCTATAAATAATTATAGATCATTATTTGATTTAGTTATTCCCTTAAATAGACTTAATATAATCACAGGGGCAAATGCTAGTGGTAAGTCAAATCTATATAAAGCTTTAAGACTTTTGGCAGAAACTGCTCAAGGTGGAGTAACTCATTCTTTGGCAAAGGAGGGTGGCTTAAATACTACTTTTTGGGCTGGTCCTGAAAAAATATCTAAGCAGATGTTAAAGAGAGAAATTCCTGTGCAGGGTGGGCCAAGGCAAAAAGTTCCTAGACTACGTTTAGGCTTTGCAGATGAAGTTTTTGGGTATTCAATATCTTTAGGATATCCGGAGCCACCATCATCATCAGCTTTTTCACTTGATCCAGAAATAAAAAGAGAAATAATCTGGGCTGGGGATGTATATAAAATACCATCAGCTCTAGTAGATAGAATAGGTCCTTTAGTCAAAATTAGAGATGGTCGCCAGTGGGAAGTTATTGAGCAATATAACCCCGCATTTGAAAGTATTTTTACGCAAGCGATGTATATTGATAAGACTCCAGAAGTTATACAGTTACGAGAAAAGATAAAAGGCTGGAGGTTTTATGATCATTTTAGAAGTGATAAAGATGCTCCTGCAAGATTGCCACAATTAGGTACACGCACTCCTATTTTAAGTCAAGATGGTCACGATTTAGCAGCAGCTCTACAAACTATTATAGAAATAGGAGATAGGCAAGCATTAGATGAGGCGATAGAGGATGCTTTTCCTAGAAGTAAATTAGATATTAAGAAATATGAAAATGGACATTTTGTAGTTGAGTTATACCAAGAAGGACTTCTAAGGCCGTTATCAGCTTCTGAGCTTTCAGATGGAACTTTACGTTATTTACTGTGGATTGCTGCACTTCTAACGCCTAGGCCACCAGAGCTAATGGTTCTCAATGAGCCAGAGACTAGTTTGCACCCTGATTTATTACCAGCATTAGCTAGGCTTATTATTAAAGCTTCGGAAAAAACTCAAGTATGGATTGTTTCCCATGCAAATAGATTAGTATCAGCTTTAAAAGAGGCTCCAGAAAGTAACCTAATACAACTTGAGAAAGAATTAGGTCAAACAAAAGTAGTTGGACAAGGCTTACTAGATAAGCCAAATTGGCATTGGGCAGATGTCAGATAATTATAAACTAATAACTTTTCTAACTTCTTCAGCTGTTGGATATTTATAATCTATAAACTGTTCTAAAGGTACTTCACCAGAGTGAATTAAATTTTGAGCGTTTTCTAATATTAGTGGCGAGTTTATTTTATCAAAATTTATATTATTCAACTTAACCCAAAATGCACTTGGCACTGTAGCAGATTCAAAGTAATAGACTAAGTTTTTATGGTCTGAAACTGTTCTGTAGATAGTTGAAGAAAGATTGGGTTTCTCTGGATCATGAATTCCGAGTGGTACACCAACAGCTCTGATTACGCCAAACATACTTGCTAATGCTTGCCTATGATATAGCTGACCTGGAACAAGAGTGATATAATTTGGAGCAATAGTCTTTGGAATAGCGTTTAAGAAAAATGAAGCCCTAACAAATCTATCAGCTGCAGAGACAGAGCCTGGTAAAAATGTCGTACCATTAATATTTTTCCAGTAGCGACATAATGCGAGTTGCTCTTCATATCTAGGAGAGTTTGTCATAACCGTATATTCTCTACTATGGTGAATACAAAGTTTTCCATCAATGTACTCAAAAATTGCAGAATCTCCAGAAGCATCAGATAATGATAAATGTACGCTTCCAGCTTTGCCATTAGGTAGAGAGCCAGTAATGATATTAATTTTATTAGATTGAAAAAAGTCTACGGCTTCTGCAACTGTAGCAAATAAGTCCAATGAAAGTTGTAACCATTGAAGTATGCTTAGATCTTTAGCTTCAGAGTTATGCCCATATTCTGATTCAGCTAGATAAAGTAAATTTGCAACTAATCCTTTTTCATTCATGCCATCAGCAGAACCAATATTGTAAACAAAAGTACTAACACTACCATATTTGCTAGTCCATGAAAGAGGGTTGTCACCTAAGCTACTAATATATTTAGTATCAGGTGGTAAGATAACAAGACTAGTATTCATATCATCAATCCAGTCCATACTTCTTGCTGTGATTACTAAATCTTCTGATCCTTGGTATAAAACTCTTGTACACATATAAACTACTTAATACAAAGTGACTTTATTTAATTATAGATTATTTTAGATGACTTATACTTAAAAATAATAACTAACTTAATCTGGCCGTTAATTGCTATATCTAGTATTATTTTAAAGACAATATTTTAAGTTTTTTCAAAATGCAGCAGTGGCAACAGATAGAGTTTTATATCTCACCTAAAGACTATAATAAAGTTGAAAGCTTTCTGTTCGATAATCTAGCTTGTTCTGTTACAAAGAAAGATCTAGAAGATAAAAGCTTTGTGACTGTGCTTTATGAGGATGATTTTGATTTAGAGGATATTTTAGAAGAGCTAAAAAATACTTTTCCAATAATAGAGCAGAAGGTTGAATATAAGATTATAAAAGATCAGGAATGGACAGCCGTTTGGTTAGATGATTATGAACCGATAGAAATTGGTAAAAATATTGTGATCTATCCTAGCTGGAGAGAGTTGCCAAAAGATTCTACAAAAACATATATAGCTGTAGACCCAAGTGTAGCTTTTGGTTGTGGTAATCATGAAACTACGAAGATGTGCTTAGAATGGCTAGAGGAAAATATTAATCCCGATAGTCGTCTTTTAGACTATGGTTGTGGTACTGGGGTATTAGCTATAGCTGGAGTGAAGCTAGGTGGTAAATATGCAGAGGGCATTGATATAGATCCGAAATCTATAGAATCATCAATAAAAAATGCTGAGATGAATAACGTATCTGATAAAACACATTTTAGTGATGTGACAACAGATGAAAATTTTGACTTATTAATCGCAAATATATTCTCAAATGTGCTGATAGCTTTAGCTGATACTATGCTTCCTAAGCTAAAAGAGGGTGGTGAGCTTGCTTTGTCTGGGATATTAGCTAATCAAGTAGATGATGTGCAAAAGGCATTTGAGGCTAAGGGAGTGAAATTTGCAAAGCCTAGAAATATGGGTGAATGGTTTTTATTAAGTGGTGTGAAAAGTGAGCATACTAACTAGTAGATTATTTAGAGTTATGAAAAAGCTCTTTTCAAAGCAGTGTAATATGATAAAAGCAAAAGATAAGAATCATTTAAACTGGTTAATAGTAGAGGCTCTAAATGCTAATCTTGAAGTACCTATTGTAAACTTAAATCATATAGATGTATCTGATATTGAGGATATGTCTTATGTTTTCTCAAGTCACTATCCAGGGTCAGGTTATGGAATGAGGCAACTGGATATTTCAAAGTGGAATGTATCTAGAGTTAAAGATATGTCTCATATGTTTTCAGGATCTAATTTTGTGGGAGATATCTCACAGTGGGATGTTTCAAATGTTAGAAATATGTTGTATATGTTTTACAGATCATCATTTAATCAAGATATATCATCTTGGAATATTCATGATGGATGTTCTATTGATTATATGTTTGATGATAATCAACATATTCCAGAAAATTATAAACCACATAAGAGAGACACAACAAAGTTAATAAAACCAATAAGTAATAGTCATCTTTGTGAAATTATTAAAATAGAAGTTGAAAAACAAATTGGTAAAAATCTAGGAGGATATAATAGAGATGAGGGATTAAAAAAACCTCCTAGAAACACTCATTTAGACCTTAGGCATATAGATATTTCAGAGATTAGAGATTTATCAAGAGTCTTTTATGGATTGGTTATCTATACATATAATCCAGAAAAGTATGGAGCAAGTTTTAAGAATTTTATCTCTTTAGATATATCTACATGGAATGTTAGCCATGTAACTAATATGCAAAGTATGTTTGAAAAATCATATTTTACAGATATCGATATTTCTAATTGGGATGTTTCAAATGTTACAGATATGTCTAGTATGTTTAAATATAGTAATTTTAATAGTGATATATCAAATTGGAATGTTTCCAATGTAAGAAATATAAGCGAGATGTTTTATGGTAATGAGTATTTTAGTCAAAACTTGTCACATTGGGATGTTTCAAATGTAACTAATATGACACGATTATTTAGTGGAACTATATTTAATGGAGATATATCTAGATGGGATGTGTCGAATGTTAAATCTTTATCAGAAACTTTTAGAAATTCAGAGTTTAATCAAGATATTTCAGGCTGGAATGTTTCTAAAGTTGAAAGTATGTATGCAATTTTTAGTGGATCTAAATTTAGTAATGATATATCAAATTGGAATATTTCTAGTCTTATAAACATGGTAGAGATGTTTGCTTATGCTCAATTTAATCAAGATATTTCACATTGGAATGTTTCTAATATTAAAGATATGCAAAGTATGTTTGCAGGAAATAGACAGTTTAATAAAGATATCTCAAACTGGGATGTATCAAATGTTGAAAATATGTCTAAGATGTTTAAAGGAAGTGTTTTTAATCAAGATATTTCATATTGGAATGTTGAAAAGGTATTAAATATGCATGATATGTTTGGTATTTGGGAAACAGTAAAAGAATCATATAAGTCAGAGTTTAATCAAGACCTATCAGTATGGCAATTTAATAAATCAATACCGCGTTATGCTGTAAATAGAATTGTTGGTAAAAAAGTAATTGAAGATACTAAAGTAGTTGCAAAAGATAGAAATCATTTAGACTCACTGGTTAGGAAAGAAATAGAGATTCAGATAGGAGAAAATAATCTTACAGTATATGGCAGCTCTCTTGATTTGAATCATATAGATATATCTAGGATTACAGATTTATCGGGGTTATTCTGTGGTATGAAATTTAAGTATCCAGATGCGAGATATTATGAGGTTGACACAACTATTAATATAGATATTTCACTATGGGATGTATCTAATATTACAGATATGAGCTCTATGTTCGCAAGTGAAAGTATAGAAGTGATTGGCGTCGGTAATTGGAATATTTGTAATCTTAGAAAAGCTTCAAATATGTTTCAAGGAGCTAAGATAAAAAATAGCGAGAGTTTATATGACTTTCTACTAAAATTATCCAAGATTAGTGATATGGTAGATATTTTTAAAGATTCTGTAGTAATATGTGAATCTTCTATAGGTAAATTAGAAAAAGAGCGTTTGTCTATATCTGAATATATACATAGTTATAAAGATAAGAGTGAATAAGAAAGATGGGTTTTAAAATAGCAGATATTGAAATAGAAAATAATGTAGTGCTTGCACCAATGGCTGGTTTTTGTGATAGTGCATTTCGTACTATTTGCAAGGAGCATGGGGCGGGGCTGATCTATACTGAGATGGTAAGTAACAAAGCTGTAGTAGATCGTAACTGGGAAACTATGGAAATGCTCTATATGGAGAACAGCGAAAAACCACTTGGAATACAGATATTTGGTACAGATTTAGAGAGCTTTGTAGGTGCGACAAAATATATTGCTGAAAATACAGAGTGTGATTTTTTAGATATAAATATGGGTTGCCCAATGCCAAAGATTGCTAAGAAGCTACAGGCTGGGGCAGCGCTTCTAAAAGATGTTGATAGGATTAATGAAATACTCACAGCAGTTGTAAAAGCAGTACATAAACCAGTAACGGTGAAAATGCGTATGGGCTGGGATACTGAAAATATAAATGCTATTGAAGTTGCTAAAGCTTGTGAAGCTGCGGGAGTAAGTGCGATAGCTCTACATGCTAGGACTAGGGAGCAGATGTATACGGGTCAGGCAAATTGGGATGTGATCCGAGATGTTAGAAAAGCTGTAAATACTGTATTAATTGGTAATGGTGATGTAGATAGTCCACAAAGTGCTAAGGCGATGATGGAGCATACAGGATGTGATGCTGTGATGGTTGGGCGTGCTTCTCGTGGTAATCCTTGGATATTTAGGCAGATTGCAGAGTATCTGAATACTGGTGAGATAATACATCCACCAACTCCAGCAGAAAGAGTTGAGGTTTTAGCAGAGCATCTAAGAAGACTTATAAAACTAAAAACTGCTAAAGTGGCTGTAAAAGAAATTCGTACTCATGCTAGTTTCTATCTACAAGATATTCCAAATTCAAAAGAATTTCGTATGAAGTTGAATCAGTTAGAGAATGAGGGAGAGATTTTTGAGTTATTAGATAGTTATAGAGATACTGTTATATAGAAATGAAAAAATAATTTGCATAATAATTTTTATCTATAAGATGCTAGATTCAAAAGAGTTTAGAATGAGGTGATTAGTCAGATAAAGTAAAATTTTTTAGAATTTTAAATAGCATAAGGAAGCTATATGAAAAAAGGTGACTTGCAAAAAATAGAAGAGATTCAACAAAAATCATATCAACTTTATATTAAGAGAAAATATAATAAAAAATTTAAAAGATTTTTTATAAATAATTTTTCTTTTAGTAATGAGCTTTTAAATAAAGTTTTTTCTAAAAATAGATTTATAGAAATAAAAAGAACTATACTAATGTGTTTTACATTAAACTTTTGGCAAGGTTTTTTTATTGTGTATGTTTTTTTCGTCTATCTATTCTTAATATGTGGATTTAATTATTCTAAAATGCTTCCAGATTATGGGGAGCTAATTTTATATTTGATCTTCATATTGTCTTTTGTAGTAGCTTTTTTTCGGAATTCTTTTTTAGAGGATTTAAATGAGATAGATATACTTACTATGAAAAAATTTATAAATAGAAAGCAAGTTGCATATTTAATGCTTGAAAAGCATTTGGATATAGGCAAAAGTAATTTTGACAGATTATCCTCAAAAGTAAAAAATATTTTATCTACTATCTTATCCATTTTATTACTCAATATGCTGTTAAACTCAAGCTTAAATTTAAAGCAAGATAGTATATATTTATTACTAAATATGTCATTAACAATAGTTATATTGCTAAGCTTATTAGAAAACCTTATAAAAGCTAGGAATACAATTCATCAAACAATAATTTCAGCTATTTTATAAATATATATTTTAATATTTATGAATTATAAAAAAGAAATAATCTTAGTGTAATATTTATAGTCTCCTGATTCTATGCTTTATAAACCTCCGAAAAAGGATCATAACTAGAATCCTCTTTCCACTCATACTCGATATCGATGCTTTTTTGTTTAGCTATTTCATAACCTAATAGATCTGATATAAATCCTAAAGTCATATCTATACCAGCACTTACTCCAGAGCTTGTATAGATATTACCATCTTTTACCCATCTAGCTTTTTGCACCCAAGAGACATTAGGTGCTAGAGATTTTGTCCAAGCAAAAGCTTTTTTATTTGAAGTCGCTCTTTTACCATCTAGTAAACCAGTTTTGCAGAAGAGGCTAGAGCCAGTACACACAGTTATTATATATTTAGCATTTTTTGCTAATTCTGTAAGTTTATTTATTAGCTTAACATCATTAACCAGCTCACGAGTACCCATACCACCCGGTACAAATAATATATAATCCTTTGAGTTAATTTCAGAGAGTTTCTTAGTAGCTATTGAGACGTTTTGACTACTAAGGATATTTCCACCTTCAAGCGAGTAGTACTCAAGTTTAAAGTGTTCTTTGAAGCTTCCTAGTATCTCAACTGGTCCAAATACATCTAGAGTTTCAAAGTCATTAAATAGGACAATTATTACATCTTTCATTTATTTAATTGCTGCAAATATAAACTTTTATAATTATAACATGACAGGCTAAACGAATATCATTTATAAAAATACTAAATAGTGTAAACTCACAGAGTATATTTCGTGGGGAGATTAGAGTTTATATGAGGAGACTCTATATATGATGTTAATAGCTATCAAGATAATACTGTCAGTGCTAATGGTATTGGGGCTTATCTATATTTCTGAAAAGAGTCCTAGGCTGGGCGGTTTATGCTCGGGTTTGCCATTGAGTGTTGGTGTTTTTACATATTTCTATGCTAGAGAAAATGGCCTGCAGTTTTTGATTGATTCTATGCCTTATGCACTTGCGGGTTTCACTAGTACTCTGATATTTACTATGGGATTTTATTTAGGCGGCAAGTTATTTATTAACCAACGTTTTCTAAATACTATTAGCGCACTCGTAGTTGGATTTGTTGTTTACTTCATTAGTGGTTATGGGATTACATCATTACACCTTAATTTACTATCAGGCTTTATTATTTTCCTATTCTCAATGATAGTGAGTATTCTTTTCTTTAAGCATGTACCAGATAACAAACGTCTTGGTGAGAAAGCTAAGATAAAACCAACTAATAAGATTATGATTATCTCATTTAGAGTTACTTTAGTTTCTTCATTGGTTCTATTGATAACGGGAATATCTCGTTCTGTTGGTCATGAGTGGGCTGGAGTATTTTCATCCTTCCCAGTTATGCTTACATCTGTAACTACAGTTTTAATATTCAGTTACAAAGACCAGCTTTACCCAGGCGTACTTAAGCATTTTTCATATGGTGTATCGATTTTAATAATATATGATTTATTAATCTATTGGCTATATCCAATTCTAGGTATTAATTTTGGAACGGTTATCGCTTATATTATCTGTTTTTTCTATCTAGCATTACTAAATAAGTTAAATCAGTAAGCTATATTTTCTAAACCTCTTTTATATAAACACTTAACGTATATAATTTACATAACTAAATATTTATATTAAAACTAATGATTTTCTTTAAAAATGTATCTTACCAAGTAGAGGTAAAAGAGCTTTTTGATGATGTAAGCTTCTCTATATTTCCAAATCAGAAGATAGGTCTGGTTGGTAAAAATGGTACTGGCAAAACTACTTTATTTAACTTAATACAACACAATATCTCAGCTGATAAAGGTGATATTGAGATTGCTAGAAATACTCGTATAGTTACAGTCAAGCAAGAGGTTGATGATTTTGATGCTAAGGTGATTGACTATGTTGTGAATGGGATAGAGTCTTTAAAGACTTTGAAGTACAACATGGTAGAGGCTTTAGCAAATGAGGATTTTGTTGAATACTCTAGATATCATGAGGAGTATGAGTCATTAGGTGGGTATTCTATAGAATCTCAGGCTGGTAAGCTTTTATCTGGGTTAGGCTTCACAACTGCTCAGCAGGATCAAGCAGTAAAGGAGCTTTCTGGTGGTTGGCAGATAAGATTAAACCTTGCTCAAGCACTTTTACAAGAGTCAGATATCCTATTACTAGATGAACCTACAAACCACTTAGATTTAGATGCAGTATTATGGTTAGAGCAATATCTACAAGAGTATAAAGGATCTTTATTACTTATTTCACATGATAGGATT
This window encodes:
- a CDS encoding AAA family ATPase, with the translated sequence MLKTLAINNYRSLFDLVIPLNRLNIITGANASGKSNLYKALRLLAETAQGGVTHSLAKEGGLNTTFWAGPEKISKQMLKREIPVQGGPRQKVPRLRLGFADEVFGYSISLGYPEPPSSSAFSLDPEIKREIIWAGDVYKIPSALVDRIGPLVKIRDGRQWEVIEQYNPAFESIFTQAMYIDKTPEVIQLREKIKGWRFYDHFRSDKDAPARLPQLGTRTPILSQDGHDLAAALQTIIEIGDRQALDEAIEDAFPRSKLDIKKYENGHFVVELYQEGLLRPLSASELSDGTLRYLLWIAALLTPRPPELMVLNEPETSLHPDLLPALARLIIKASEKTQVWIVSHANRLVSALKEAPESNLIQLEKELGQTKVVGQGLLDKPNWHWADVR
- a CDS encoding linear amide C-N hydrolase, which encodes MCTRVLYQGSEDLVITARSMDWIDDMNTSLVILPPDTKYISSLGDNPLSWTSKYGSVSTFVYNIGSADGMNEKGLVANLLYLAESEYGHNSEAKDLSILQWLQLSLDLFATVAEAVDFFQSNKINIITGSLPNGKAGSVHLSLSDASGDSAIFEYIDGKLCIHHSREYTVMTNSPRYEEQLALCRYWKNINGTTFLPGSVSAADRFVRASFFLNAIPKTIAPNYITLVPGQLYHRQALASMFGVIRAVGVPLGIHDPEKPNLSSTIYRTVSDHKNLVYYFESATVPSAFWVKLNNINFDKINSPLILENAQNLIHSGEVPLEQFIDYKYPTAEEVRKVISL
- the prmA gene encoding 50S ribosomal protein L11 methyltransferase — encoded protein: MQQWQQIEFYISPKDYNKVESFLFDNLACSVTKKDLEDKSFVTVLYEDDFDLEDILEELKNTFPIIEQKVEYKIIKDQEWTAVWLDDYEPIEIGKNIVIYPSWRELPKDSTKTYIAVDPSVAFGCGNHETTKMCLEWLEENINPDSRLLDYGCGTGVLAIAGVKLGGKYAEGIDIDPKSIESSIKNAEMNNVSDKTHFSDVTTDENFDLLIANIFSNVLIALADTMLPKLKEGGELALSGILANQVDDVQKAFEAKGVKFAKPRNMGEWFLLSGVKSEHTN
- a CDS encoding BspA family leucine-rich repeat surface protein gives rise to the protein MIKAKDKNHLNWLIVEALNANLEVPIVNLNHIDVSDIEDMSYVFSSHYPGSGYGMRQLDISKWNVSRVKDMSHMFSGSNFVGDISQWDVSNVRNMLYMFYRSSFNQDISSWNIHDGCSIDYMFDDNQHIPENYKPHKRDTTKLIKPISNSHLCEIIKIEVEKQIGKNLGGYNRDEGLKKPPRNTHLDLRHIDISEIRDLSRVFYGLVIYTYNPEKYGASFKNFISLDISTWNVSHVTNMQSMFEKSYFTDIDISNWDVSNVTDMSSMFKYSNFNSDISNWNVSNVRNISEMFYGNEYFSQNLSHWDVSNVTNMTRLFSGTIFNGDISRWDVSNVKSLSETFRNSEFNQDISGWNVSKVESMYAIFSGSKFSNDISNWNISSLINMVEMFAYAQFNQDISHWNVSNIKDMQSMFAGNRQFNKDISNWDVSNVENMSKMFKGSVFNQDISYWNVEKVLNMHDMFGIWETVKESYKSEFNQDLSVWQFNKSIPRYAVNRIVGKKVIEDTKVVAKDRNHLDSLVRKEIEIQIGENNLTVYGSSLDLNHIDISRITDLSGLFCGMKFKYPDARYYEVDTTINIDISLWDVSNITDMSSMFASESIEVIGVGNWNICNLRKASNMFQGAKIKNSESLYDFLLKLSKISDMVDIFKDSVVICESSIGKLEKERLSISEYIHSYKDKSE
- the dusB gene encoding tRNA dihydrouridine synthase DusB, whose product is MGFKIADIEIENNVVLAPMAGFCDSAFRTICKEHGAGLIYTEMVSNKAVVDRNWETMEMLYMENSEKPLGIQIFGTDLESFVGATKYIAENTECDFLDINMGCPMPKIAKKLQAGAALLKDVDRINEILTAVVKAVHKPVTVKMRMGWDTENINAIEVAKACEAAGVSAIALHARTREQMYTGQANWDVIRDVRKAVNTVLIGNGDVDSPQSAKAMMEHTGCDAVMVGRASRGNPWIFRQIAEYLNTGEIIHPPTPAERVEVLAEHLRRLIKLKTAKVAVKEIRTHASFYLQDIPNSKEFRMKLNQLENEGEIFELLDSYRDTVI
- a CDS encoding DJ-1/PfpI family protein, with the translated sequence MKDVIIVLFNDFETLDVFGPVEILGSFKEHFKLEYYSLEGGNILSSQNVSIATKKLSEINSKDYILFVPGGMGTRELVNDVKLINKLTELAKNAKYIITVCTGSSLFCKTGLLDGKRATSNKKAFAWTKSLAPNVSWVQKARWVKDGNIYTSSGVSAGIDMTLGFISDLLGYEIAKQKSIDIEYEWKEDSSYDPFSEVYKA
- a CDS encoding MFS transporter, giving the protein MMLIAIKIILSVLMVLGLIYISEKSPRLGGLCSGLPLSVGVFTYFYARENGLQFLIDSMPYALAGFTSTLIFTMGFYLGGKLFINQRFLNTISALVVGFVVYFISGYGITSLHLNLLSGFIIFLFSMIVSILFFKHVPDNKRLGEKAKIKPTNKIMIISFRVTLVSSLVLLITGISRSVGHEWAGVFSSFPVMLTSVTTVLIFSYKDQLYPGVLKHFSYGVSILIIYDLLIYWLYPILGINFGTVIAYIICFFYLALLNKLNQ